In Cryptomeria japonica chromosome 5, Sugi_1.0, whole genome shotgun sequence, the genomic window ATCCGTCCAGTCATTGGAAAACACTCCATTTGGATCATACCTCTCTTTCACCTTCAAAAATCCTTCCAAGTTCACAGTCCGTTTGGCCAACCCTCCAAACAGGTAACCTCCAGACTTTCCCCAGTGCAGTCCCCCTCCATACTTctctatcaccatctgctctaTCTCTTCATATACATCCTCATTCCACTTGGGCGTACCGGCTTCTCTTGGCCGGTAAGTTACGATATCCATCGCCACTTGATCCTCACTGGGTCCAAGGTATACCTCGGACTTCTTAATAGACCGAATGTATATTTTATCTTGGTCACACATCCTTTGGGGATTCAAATCTCTTATTTTCTTTACATCCACAATGGCTTCTCCGAAACTAGACAAAGGCACTCTCAGTTCCACGTCAAAATACAAAGATGTGTGAACGCGACGGTCCCAGTTACATGTGCTCTCATTTCTATCTAAATTTTGTGTAGGAATACAGTTTTTATCCTTTTGTTTAGGGGCTTCTTCGCATTCACCAGATGCCTGCATGCGATGATCGAAACCGACAACTGGGTAACCAGTGAAGCGTTTCCCCTCATTCAAATACCCGCTGCCATTCACCGCAGCTTCAATTGTTTGGTTTCCAACCAGGTTGCAAATTGCATCCACGTCTGCTTCTGCCTGGATTGAATCGACTGAAAAGGCAATGGAAAACCAAATAAGATGATCGATATGTactgtataataacaatactaTCGTGGGAATGAGTAAATAGATATTTAAATGTTAGAACACTCACCTTGATAAGCACTTGTTTCGATGTCAGCGACTGTGGTGGGAGCACCAGTCATTGCGCTTCTGCCGTCTCCTGCAACATCAACAGAAACTCGATCTATGGCACCAAAAACGGCTTTCCGGTGTGAAGGAAGCCATCTTAGATCACCAAATCTGTGAGCTCTGAGAAAACGTTCACCTTCATTTTCCAGATCGTAATCATCTGTCACTGAGACAGAAACCGATCGTTTGAACATGGGCTGCAAAGTGAATGTTATCTCTGAAATCGCTCCGAGCGTTCCCAGAGCCAACTTGGCGGCCTTGAGATCTTCGTCTGCTTCAGTGAAAGTTATGATCTTTGCGTAGCCTTGGGAAGGAGAGGCAGGCACTACGATTCTCATTCCCACCACGTATTCGTAAACTCCGCTGCCTTTCTCGGTGAGCCCACTGCCGTGGGCTCCGGTGGAAATAACGCCGGCTGCAGAAACTGAACTTATGTAAGTCATGGCGGGCAGAGCGAGGCCATGCTTTGCAGCTGCTTCCATCACGTCTCTCATGAGCGTTCCGGCTTGGACAGTGATTGTCATGGCCCTTCTATTCACTCCAATGACGGAGTTATAGTTTTGGGTCGAAATGATGAGTCCTTTGCTCTCCACACAGACGAGCTTTGAGATGCTGTGAGAATGTCTACTCATGACTCTGATCTTCTGCTTGTTTTGAACAGAGTGGGCAACAGCACGGAGGAGTTGGGGTTCTGAAGTAGGCCATGCCACACTCGCCGCCTTGCAAATGGAACGGTCCTCCCATAAGCCCATGTAATTGAAGATTTGACACCCATGGCTTGTGCATTGCAGTGAGGGAGCAGGAACACACGCTCTTACTTTTGCGTCTGTGCTCAATGCTGGAGTGAAATACAAGATAAACAAAACCAAAATGCGAATCATCATGTTTGTTTTCGCAGTTTTTCCAAATGGGAGAGCAATTTGGTTTGTTCCTATCGGACTCAACCTGTTTATATATCAATTATGGGTCGGTAAATCCTGGATTGAAACCGCCTCCAAAAATTCCTTGTCAAACACTCTTCTCCCTCAAATTACGTACGGAGACTAAAGTCTTTTCGAAATTGCCTTGTCAAACAATCTTTGTAAGTAATACTGCTGGAAAAGTAGTCAAGAAAATGGAATTAGGCAATTAGGCTCTAAATAGCACATACGTTGGGCCCATACCTTGCACCCTTATTGTTAGTTGAATCGGATCACTTTTAATTATGTTAAAATTCAGGGCAGCATCCAATTAACTCCCCTCTTTGTCACTAAGTAGGGTCCTATAGGTAACATTGGGCAGGAGTCATTCAGTTTTCTCAGTTACTTCATGAGGGGATTGCTTGATGGTGGTCAACAATGTTGAGGCAAGGAGTTTCAGTTGGGATGTGCTTGTGTTACCTAGTAAACCTCAAAGAAGCTTCATTCAATGAAGTGGGCGTTGTGTGTTGTTTGACCATCGAATGGTGTGGAAAGTCATTGGAATGAGCAGGAGGCAATGTGGCGGTATGGTACCAAAAAAAAGTAGAAAGCAGCCCACATATTCCTATATCTACTGGATCTGCAAACGTAAGCAAACAATGTGCTAAACAACAAAGCTACCACCAGTAGAGGTCATTTAACCACAAATTCTGAAAAACAGTGACTATGAATGAAGTGTAATGCTAGAATATCATACTCCCATGTGCCAAAGACCATGAGAATACAAGTCGAGGAGCCCAGGAAATATAAAACACAGTTCGATTAACAACTAGGGAAGCACAAATAATATAAGTGGAAGTTGTGTGGTACCGTGTTGGGCTGGAGGGGTATAAGCTATGTGATCACATCTCAGAGTAGATCTATTATGAAGTTTTCTCGCAATCAATGGATTCCACAACAAGAGATCACAATTTCTTGTCTATTGATTTAAGTTGCTTGAAACCCTCGTAAAATAGCTCCCAATCAATGGATATTACACCAAGAGATCACAATTGCTTGTCTATTGATTTAAATTGCTTGAAACCCACGTGGAATAGTTCCCAATCAAACCATTCACACTTAGTGATAACACGGCCAAGGGAAAGCCTATGAgctgaagaaaataaaataaacatacaaaAATTTGTTGCactacaattaactgttaacatATATAATTCTTGTATTCTTTCAAATGATCACAAAATTGGTCAAAATGATTACAGACAAAGAATTGCATTACAAATTGCTTCTTTATATAGAGGTCTTCAACCATTTGAAGAGATTTGAAAACTAGAATTAGATTACTTAAAATAGCAATAAGAGCTAATAACAAAATCATTTAGTACAAGTAGAGATATCCTCACTTAGATTATCTTTAGTTTTGTAAAATATATAGTTGGATCTAATTTTAATATCTATGCAAAATCATAGTTTTGTTCATGCAATGTGGGAGAGGTTACAAACTGTTCCAACTTGAGCCAGGGCTACAAGGAAATAAAGGCCATGGTTTGTGGATTTtgaacaacaaacaacaaacacaaattGCAAAAATACACAGACAGTCTTCCATTCAAAAGAGGTCTTTCTCAAAGACTTACAAAACTTTATTTTGGCTCAATTACAGAGCACCGAAACACTATTATATAGAGTTTGCATATATAAAATAGATCTGCATACAAATTCCTCAACTAGTCCTTTCACTCAACATAAATTATGTTGAGTGATACTTTACTGGATTTATAAAAGTCAACTTTCCAATTGCATGGACAACTCCTTAAATTAAGTAATTCAAACTATGCCTAAACTAGGTGCTTTAAAAATAACTGTGCATGGCAATCAAAGTGAATGGTAGCATGGTGGTGAGGCTCATGCATCACTTCACAACATGATTTAATAATGAAACCCACAACTCATGCTTGCAACAAGTGTAGATTTCAATAGTTTCAGCGACACCTAAGGCTACCACATGACTTCTCTCACCCAGCTCAAATACAAACCTTGTTGATCTGAGTAGGGAaaataagcttgaaaatgatgaatattaAAAGAGAAGGGATCCCACCACTAGGCAATCTTCCAACAAAAGAACACCTACAAAAAGtttaccaaaaatgacaaaatgggtaaggggcattcaaccctctgttgtgttctttcttttttgccaaaaaaatctataaaatataaaaaatttgtaTCAAATGGTACAATAggtagaaaaatcaaaaaaaaaatgaagttaCAATTTTTTTCCAAAAGAGACCTCTTAGACTCAATGGTAATGATGATTTTACTTCATGACATTATTGAACACACCatatgactgagaggggggggtgaatcagtctagacCTCAAAGTACTGTACTTCTAATCTTTTAAACTTTGATCACAATTAACTTATTACTGCAATTATCAAACATGAAAGAACAAAGCATAATAAACACATCaacacaagatttatgtggaaaaccctaaataCGAAAAACTACAATGAGAATAACACTCACactatgaataattgattacaatattttaggctcaaggccaaggagatCTCTGCACGAgattggacttgcaagactaagctgcacaaccttagggcaagctACAAGGGACTTGCATTACTGAGACTCACTATCTTAGGACAAATACAAACGATTACACAAGTTGCCAAAAAGAACACACTATCTTCTGATAGGTAAAGAGAATAGACGAattaaaatgaacaagatctcctaacgatgaaattatccttgaaccactatgcCAAGTAACCAATATCCTGGCAAACAAATCTAACATCAACCACTATCACtttgaaaatatcatcatcaaagctcttcacaaactgaTTTTCGCACTTCTACTACACCAAATATGCTTGTACATCATTTTCATTTACTTCACATCAATTTCCGCACATTCCATACCTCAACTCATACAaccacacatctatatatacaagatcattcattaaaattgtcaactaggttggccacagttagaatatataatattacataaattaggccactCAGACCAATAACATATAAtgcggtccactccaagagatagaggggacccaaaaacataacaacacatccttctaaaatgattccaatgaactgcACACACTAACAGATCCTCCAAAGTCGATATCAAAGAAAACGTGTACATGATAAATAAAGCACGCAAACTAGTTAGCACAAAAACATCCTCCAATACAAAATACACAATACAAATCCACACACCACAATGAGACCCATATCAGCATCCAAACTCAATCTCCAATGCATATTTGGACCAAAATAGGATGATGCAAATAAGATAAACTGACTAGGTTAGCCAGAACTCaacactgatggtatgatgaaagaataagtatccggtcaactactgagaggggggggtgaatcagtagatagaaaaactgatacaaacttcaccaatctcaaaaatcactctctcaaagtaaacttagaactatcaatgtaatacctttgtcaagataaaaactcataagataaacccgttgactgttacaacaaattaacagtaataacttcttcatttctcaatgcttccggttatcatgacttatcaaattaGTTAAATAGTTAAGTAagtcaaccatgaaaacataaccacaaaaaacttcaccacttgacacaaatatttttgacgtggaaacccaaataggtaaaaaccacggtgagatgagactcacactagtacattcgggtcaaaatttcgacggcaaatTGTCGGGATTCCGACAaaatttcgtcgcactaccgacaaaaaaagtcgtcgaaaactttttgtcggaagttccgactatccttgtggtcgtcgcaattccgacatcacctccaacctttccgacggccgccatggatgctcataccccgaaagaatacagtcgcgatctcggcctatcgtcgAAATTCTggctccaaagggtaaaattccgacaAAGGAGTGTCGTCGGTTGCACAGCATCCTCATTatgacggcctccaggagagttccgacgaggatgctgtgcatctgacggtactcctctgtcggaattttaccctttggattcagaattccgacgataggccaatttttcgaaaaaaaaaaatttatagaaaaagattgacattggtatctctcttctacctctcttctctatccctctctactatctctcttctctctcccctctctaggtctctttctccatccctctcttcttctctccctctctacttctctttctctaccctctccaggtcattatctcttcctctcaccctctctctctctctcacctctataggtctcaccttccattcctccatcattacccatgttgtcaagttgcaagatatttaccaaagtacttggttgctagggttgattttcttaagtgttggagtcggagttagatgagacctgcatcattaagttgtattaagtgatcaagtcaccaagatctcaattgtaaacatgactaggttctagggttttagggtggcatagatcaagattgaggtatggtggtcaagaattaccttccaatgacaaaacacatccaaatgatgaagaatgaaggcgatgaactcatagaagtttggaggagataatttgactaagttaaaattttgtttaagtcatggtcatgatactagctttctcatcaagagcaatttctgcgaatgaaccctagaaatgtgcccatgctagagaagcaagaattccaataaaacctaaggcaatgctagtaaggggtcaaaattaaagaattagggtacaaaaaacaaaatttggctaagtcgagatgttgctcaaggatgacctaaatcatggagtgtaaatcaatcatgaaacatgagaatggataggtcttgacccaagcaatgtaagtcccccttgtgattccattagatatcacatcacaatcattgagtctatctgcaatataaagtcaagacctgactattggaatcttggagtcatcccatttgatcacgtagtttagcacttgggaggattttgttcaagagaggatagaatacttagtattttattttgtgttgcatagtgcataaaaaacacatcaacagaaaccattgaaaggtttggttaaagcctttgaatcacaatctctacgagaagctatcaagagtgccccagaatttggaaactttagtatccaagaacataat contains:
- the LOC131051454 gene encoding L-gulonolactone oxidase 5-like, whose amino-acid sequence is MMIRILVLFILYFTPALSTDAKVRACVPAPSLQCTSHGCQIFNYMGLWEDRSICKAASVAWPTSEPQLLRAVAHSVQNKQKIRVMSRHSHSISKLVCVESKGLIISTQNYNSVIGVNRRAMTITVQAGTLMRDVMEAAAKHGLALPAMTYISSVSAAGVISTGAHGSGLTEKGSGVYEYVVGMRIVVPASPSQGYAKIITFTEADEDLKAAKLALGTLGAISEITFTLQPMFKRSVSVSVTDDYDLENEGERFLRAHRFGDLRWLPSHRKAVFGAIDRVSVDVAGDGRSAMTGAPTTVADIETSAYQVDSIQAEADVDAICNLVGNQTIEAAVNGSGYLNEGKRFTGYPVVGFDHRMQASGECEEAPKQKDKNCIPTQNLDRNESTCNWDRRVHTSLYFDVELRVPLSSFGEAIVDVKKIRDLNPQRMCDQDKIYIRSIKKSEVYLGPSEDQVAMDIVTYRPREAGTPKWNEDVYEEIEQMVIEKYGGGLHWGKSGGYLFGGLAKRTVNLEGFLKVKERYDPNGVFSNDWTDGLLGIGGKGVEELRDGCALDKMCKCREDRHCAPDKGFLCKSGRVWDYARVCRNVN